A DNA window from Acidimicrobiales bacterium contains the following coding sequences:
- a CDS encoding aspartate-semialdehyde dehydrogenase produces MKIGIVGATGQVGGVMRSILVERNFPFTEIRLFASARSAGRKLPVGETEVVVEDADTADYSGLDIVLFSAGKTASKALAPKVAAAGAIVVDNSSGWRMDPDVPLVVTEVNEAALDSIPKGIVANPNCTTMAAMPVLKPLHDEAGLTAMIASTYQAVSGAGLAGVSELGEQLAKTVDRATELTYDGSALDFPAPSSFSKTIAHNVLPYAGSYVDDGSHETDEEQKLRNESRKILGIPGLKVSGTCVRVPVFTGHSLAISCAFANPISVERAIDLLSGAPGVVYTDVPTPLEAAGNDPSYVGRIRRNEVLENGLDLFVSNDNLRKGAALNTVQIAEALIPRLS; encoded by the coding sequence ATGAAAATCGGCATCGTTGGAGCCACCGGCCAGGTCGGTGGCGTCATGCGCAGCATCCTGGTCGAGCGGAACTTCCCGTTCACCGAAATCCGCCTCTTTGCGTCGGCGCGTTCGGCAGGGCGAAAGCTGCCCGTCGGCGAAACCGAGGTGGTCGTCGAAGATGCCGACACGGCCGACTACAGCGGGCTCGACATCGTCCTGTTCTCGGCCGGCAAGACGGCATCCAAGGCCTTGGCCCCCAAGGTGGCAGCCGCCGGGGCCATCGTTGTCGACAACTCTTCTGGGTGGCGCATGGATCCTGACGTGCCGCTCGTGGTCACAGAGGTGAACGAGGCGGCTCTCGACTCGATTCCCAAGGGCATAGTCGCCAACCCCAACTGCACCACCATGGCCGCCATGCCCGTGCTGAAGCCCCTCCACGACGAGGCTGGACTCACGGCGATGATCGCCAGCACCTACCAGGCAGTTTCCGGCGCCGGGCTTGCGGGTGTATCCGAGCTGGGCGAGCAGTTGGCCAAGACGGTCGACCGCGCCACCGAACTCACCTACGACGGCAGCGCCCTCGACTTCCCGGCACCCAGTTCGTTCTCCAAGACCATCGCACACAACGTGTTGCCCTACGCGGGCAGCTACGTCGACGACGGTTCACACGAGACCGACGAAGAGCAGAAGCTGCGCAACGAGAGCCGCAAGATCCTGGGTATTCCCGGCTTGAAGGTCTCGGGCACTTGTGTGCGGGTTCCCGTCTTCACCGGCCATTCACTCGCCATCTCGTGTGCGTTCGCCAACCCGATCTCGGTCGAGCGGGCGATTGATCTTCTGTCGGGCGCCCCTGGGGTCGTCTACACCGACGTGCCCACGCCGCTTGAGGCCGCCGGCAACGATCCGTCGTACGTCGGGCGCATCCGCCGCAACGAGGTGCTCGAGAATGGCCTCGACCTGTTCGTGTCCAACGACAACCTGCGCAAGGGCGCGGCGTTGAACACGGTGCAGATCGCCGAGGCGCTGATTCCTCGGCTCAGCTAG
- a CDS encoding MazG nucleotide pyrophosphohydrolase domain-containing protein gives MHLDELRDLMDATYGLQDTQRGVPATIAWLTEELGELAQAVRKGTREQQLHELGDVLAWLASLAAQLDLSMDEAVGRYADGCPKCAMLPCQCAS, from the coding sequence ATGCATCTGGACGAACTGCGCGACCTGATGGACGCTACCTACGGGTTGCAAGACACCCAACGGGGTGTCCCGGCGACCATCGCCTGGCTCACCGAAGAACTCGGAGAGTTGGCACAGGCGGTACGCAAGGGCACACGCGAGCAGCAGCTACACGAGCTGGGCGACGTGTTGGCCTGGCTGGCATCGCTGGCAGCCCAGCTCGACCTGTCTATGGACGAGGCGGTCGGCCGCTATGCCGACGGTTGCCCCAAGTGCGCCATGCTCCCCTGCCAGTGCGCTAGCTGA
- a CDS encoding DUF2277 domain-containing protein has protein sequence MCRNITTLRGLEPAATPDEIEAAARQYVRKVSGVQKTSAATEEAFEIAVEKVTRATLELLSQLPPRKQPPKTEPPLRRIARTA, from the coding sequence ATGTGCCGCAACATCACCACCCTGCGGGGCCTGGAACCCGCCGCGACGCCCGACGAGATCGAGGCCGCTGCCCGCCAATACGTACGAAAGGTAAGCGGGGTTCAAAAGACGTCGGCCGCCACCGAGGAAGCGTTCGAGATAGCGGTCGAAAAAGTCACCCGGGCAACCCTGGAGTTGCTGTCACAACTGCCCCCTCGCAAGCAACCACCAAAGACCGAGCCACCGCTGCGCCGCATCGCCAGAACCGCCTGA
- a CDS encoding crotonase/enoyl-CoA hydratase family protein: MSFHTLDWSVDDGVLTLTLDRPDALNSFTVEMANELVEAFDRASADPSVGAVVVTGAGRAFCAGMDLTREGNVFGLDESLEPDMADMDERLDDPQIVSGVRDTGGRVALSIYRCTKPVIGAINGAAVGIGATMTLPMDIRMASTQARIGFVFGRIGITPEACSTWFLPRIVGMQRALEWCYSADILTADEALAGGLVRSVHEPEDLLAAAQGLARKFVAGRSKVAVAMTRQMMYRNSATAHPIEAHKVDSLSMFYTSIGDGKEGVAAFLEKRDPAFGSEVPRDLPPFYADWAVDH, translated from the coding sequence ATGTCTTTCCACACCCTCGATTGGTCTGTCGACGACGGCGTTTTGACCCTCACCCTCGACCGGCCAGACGCACTCAACAGCTTTACGGTCGAGATGGCCAACGAACTGGTCGAAGCCTTCGACCGGGCCAGCGCAGACCCGTCGGTGGGCGCCGTGGTCGTCACCGGTGCCGGACGAGCCTTTTGTGCGGGTATGGACCTCACCCGTGAGGGCAACGTGTTCGGCCTCGACGAGTCTCTCGAGCCCGACATGGCCGACATGGACGAGCGCCTCGACGATCCACAGATCGTGTCGGGGGTGCGCGACACCGGCGGCCGGGTCGCCTTGTCGATCTACAGGTGCACCAAGCCCGTGATCGGCGCGATCAACGGAGCTGCGGTGGGCATCGGCGCAACCATGACCTTGCCCATGGACATCCGCATGGCGTCCACCCAAGCCCGCATCGGATTTGTCTTCGGTCGCATCGGCATCACCCCCGAGGCCTGCTCGACGTGGTTCTTGCCGCGCATCGTGGGCATGCAGAGGGCGCTCGAGTGGTGCTACAGCGCCGACATCCTCACCGCCGACGAAGCCCTGGCCGGTGGTCTGGTTCGATCTGTCCACGAGCCAGAAGACCTTCTGGCGGCGGCACAAGGGTTGGCTCGCAAGTTCGTGGCGGGAAGGTCGAAGGTCGCGGTCGCGATGACCCGCCAGATGATGTACCGCAACTCGGCGACCGCCCACCCGATCGAAGCGCACAAGGTCGACTCGCTGTCGATGTTCTACACAAGCATCGGCGATGGCAAGGAGGGCGTTGCAGCCTTCCTCGAGAAGCGCGATCCGGCGTTCGGCTCTGAGGTGCCGCGCGATTTGCCGCCGTTCTACGCCGATTGGGCGGTCGACCACTAG
- a CDS encoding response regulator: MADVLLAADADWLIADVRSALSGPEHTLRAVRTGAEVRGQVEQQTPDLVILDLQIGNMGGIAACLDLRLEESGGRLPHVPVLLLLDREADVFLADTTDAEGWLVKPLSAFRIRKAINALLAGGTMHENRAAGVS; the protein is encoded by the coding sequence GTGGCAGACGTACTTCTAGCAGCCGACGCCGATTGGCTAATCGCCGACGTCCGGTCGGCCCTCAGCGGGCCCGAGCACACCTTGCGCGCTGTACGCACCGGTGCCGAGGTGCGCGGTCAGGTCGAACAGCAGACCCCCGACCTCGTCATCCTCGATCTGCAGATCGGCAATATGGGTGGCATCGCCGCCTGCCTCGACCTGCGGCTCGAAGAGTCGGGTGGTCGTCTCCCCCACGTTCCGGTGCTGTTGCTGCTGGACCGTGAGGCAGACGTGTTCCTTGCCGATACCACCGACGCCGAGGGTTGGCTGGTCAAGCCGTTGAGCGCATTTCGCATCCGCAAAGCCATAAACGCCCTGCTCGCCGGAGGCACCATGCACGAGAATCGAGCCGCAGGGGTTTCCTGA
- a CDS encoding ArsA-related P-loop ATPase has protein sequence MSSTADDDPVADVQGIDLDGVEVLVCVGSGGVGKTTTAAALAIVAADRGRRAVVITVDPARRLADALGLTGGLTDEPQKLTDTPAGGQLWAMMLDPRATFDRVVAAEASAQEAARIYANGLYNNFADGMSGTHNYLATEELFRLSNDDRFDLVVVDTPPSTTVLDIVDAPRRLVRLIDNRIYRVLSGRSTGVVGVMTKVANRFVRSLASVVGADVIEDAVEFFGLFKPLEQGFKNRALAVEELLAGDVTKVVLVTTPRPDVVATASSLAQDLEARSLMPDTVVVNMAHPDFGEDPAEFESDADVLAVTRLAHRVSAEHAAVQPLSQLIGVGRGGEMLWVPALSGDVHDTEGLQHVASHLGAGDYPL, from the coding sequence ATGAGCTCGACGGCCGACGACGACCCCGTCGCAGACGTTCAGGGCATCGATCTCGATGGCGTCGAGGTGCTGGTATGCGTCGGAAGCGGAGGGGTCGGCAAGACCACCACCGCAGCCGCTTTGGCCATCGTGGCCGCCGACCGTGGCAGGCGAGCGGTCGTCATCACGGTCGACCCCGCACGCAGGCTGGCCGACGCGTTGGGCCTCACCGGGGGGCTCACCGACGAACCCCAGAAGCTGACCGACACGCCGGCGGGTGGCCAGCTGTGGGCGATGATGCTGGACCCGCGCGCCACATTCGATCGCGTGGTGGCCGCCGAGGCGTCTGCCCAAGAGGCTGCCAGGATCTACGCAAACGGGCTGTACAACAACTTCGCCGATGGGATGTCGGGAACCCACAACTATCTGGCCACTGAGGAACTCTTCCGCCTTTCCAACGACGATCGCTTCGACCTGGTTGTGGTCGACACGCCGCCGTCGACCACCGTGCTCGACATCGTCGATGCGCCGCGGCGCCTGGTGAGGCTGATCGACAACCGGATCTATCGGGTGCTCAGCGGCCGAAGCACCGGAGTGGTTGGCGTCATGACCAAGGTCGCAAATCGCTTCGTGCGCTCGCTTGCGTCCGTGGTCGGCGCCGACGTCATCGAGGACGCCGTCGAGTTCTTCGGCCTGTTCAAACCGCTCGAGCAGGGCTTCAAGAACCGGGCGCTGGCCGTCGAGGAGTTGCTGGCGGGTGACGTCACCAAGGTCGTACTGGTCACGACGCCCAGGCCGGATGTGGTCGCCACCGCCAGTTCGCTGGCCCAGGACCTCGAGGCGAGATCGCTGATGCCCGACACCGTCGTGGTCAACATGGCACATCCCGACTTCGGCGAAGACCCCGCCGAGTTCGAGTCGGACGCCGACGTGTTGGCGGTGACCCGCCTCGCTCATCGGGTCTCGGCAGAGCATGCCGCCGTGCAGCCCCTGAGCCAGTTGATCGGCGTTGGTCGGGGCGGCGAAATGTTGTGGGTACCAGCCCTGTCCGGTGACGTTCACGACACCGAGGGCCTGCAACACGTGGCGTCGCACCTCGGCGCGGGCGACTACCCTTTGTGA
- a CDS encoding ArsA-related P-loop ATPase → MPTNYIADSQVVIVAGKGGVGKTTIAGATAVAAAEAGRDVLVVEVDGSRAMRRLLTTPDASSDPQPTPTHGDRLLIAAIDPTEALALYLEEHGLGRFGNRLAKSGTLELIATATPGIPDLVLLGRLRQLADQHSDRLVVVDGPAAGHAIALLSTPADIIDAVRSGRLRDQAESSHAFLSDHDRVSVNLVTLPQTTPVNETIETAFAIEERLGVRLGPLVVNMVERPLPQGAGRSLSQRFLAERITSEDAEMQRLRSQLPLPTVIASRLDSAPAAAADLADLVAELGAA, encoded by the coding sequence GTGCCAACGAATTACATCGCCGACTCGCAAGTCGTCATCGTCGCCGGAAAAGGCGGGGTCGGCAAGACCACGATCGCCGGCGCTACTGCGGTCGCTGCAGCCGAGGCCGGCCGCGATGTCCTCGTAGTGGAGGTCGACGGTAGCCGAGCCATGCGTCGTCTCCTCACAACTCCCGACGCGTCGTCGGATCCACAGCCCACGCCCACCCACGGCGATCGCCTGCTGATAGCCGCGATCGACCCCACCGAAGCCCTCGCTCTGTACCTCGAAGAGCACGGCTTGGGCCGCTTCGGAAACAGGTTGGCCAAGTCGGGCACGCTCGAACTGATCGCCACGGCCACGCCTGGCATCCCCGACCTCGTCCTGCTGGGCCGCCTGCGTCAACTCGCCGATCAACACAGCGACAGGCTGGTTGTCGTCGACGGCCCCGCGGCCGGTCACGCCATCGCTCTGTTGAGCACCCCGGCCGACATCATCGACGCCGTGCGCAGCGGCCGTTTGAGAGATCAGGCCGAGAGCTCGCATGCGTTCCTCAGCGACCATGATCGCGTCAGCGTCAACCTGGTCACCCTTCCGCAGACCACACCGGTGAACGAGACGATCGAAACCGCATTCGCCATCGAGGAGCGGCTGGGTGTGAGGCTCGGTCCGCTGGTCGTCAACATGGTCGAGCGCCCTCTGCCGCAGGGCGCGGGCCGGTCTCTGTCACAGCGATTCCTGGCCGAGCGCATCACATCCGAAGACGCCGAGATGCAGCGTCTGAGGTCGCAACTGCCGCTTCCGACCGTGATCGCGAGCCGACTCGACTCGGCTCCGGCTGCCGCCGCCGACCTGGCCGATCTGGTCGCAGAACTGGGGGCGGCATGA